A stretch of [Clostridium] scindens DNA encodes these proteins:
- the sdaAA gene encoding L-serine ammonia-lyase, iron-sulfur-dependent, subunit alpha, producing the protein MYHNFSELQDYCNRSHVLLWEAVLKNEIRITHEPKELIYDRARRRLAIMESAVKKHIARPSEPDGNYIAGMSARQHDHKDNGICGAFINRVMAYALSCSEANASMGKVCAAPTAGSCGILPAVLIGMKEELSLEEETVLNGFITAGGLGAIITRNATVSGAEGGCQAECGVAAAIAAAAAVQMCGGIAEQSIAASGFALMNIMGLVCDPVAGLVQIPCAQRNASQAVNALVSADLALAGQPLLIPMDEIVEAMYQVGRQLPPSLRETAMGGLAATKTGKKMGRCLTEKNLQAEA; encoded by the coding sequence ATGTACCATAATTTCAGCGAGTTACAAGATTACTGCAACCGCAGCCACGTACTTTTGTGGGAGGCAGTACTGAAAAATGAAATCAGGATTACCCATGAGCCAAAAGAACTGATCTATGACAGGGCCAGAAGACGTCTGGCAATTATGGAGTCCGCGGTAAAAAAGCATATTGCCAGGCCTTCAGAGCCGGACGGAAACTACATAGCAGGAATGTCCGCAAGGCAGCATGATCACAAGGACAATGGCATCTGCGGCGCATTCATCAATAGGGTCATGGCCTATGCGCTGTCCTGCAGCGAGGCAAACGCTTCCATGGGAAAGGTATGCGCCGCGCCCACCGCTGGCTCCTGCGGAATCCTTCCGGCCGTCCTGATTGGGATGAAAGAAGAACTGAGTCTTGAGGAAGAGACGGTTCTGAATGGCTTTATCACGGCGGGAGGCCTGGGCGCTATTATTACGCGCAATGCCACCGTTTCCGGTGCAGAAGGAGGATGCCAGGCAGAGTGCGGGGTAGCGGCAGCCATCGCCGCGGCGGCAGCCGTCCAGATGTGCGGCGGCATCGCAGAGCAGTCCATTGCGGCCAGCGGATTTGCACTGATGAATATTATGGGGCTCGTTTGTGATCCAGTAGCCGGGCTGGTACAGATTCCCTGCGCCCAGAGAAATGCTTCCCAGGCAGTAAACGCTTTAGTGTCCGCAGATCTTGCGCTGGCAGGCCAGCCGCTTCTTATCCCCATGGATGAGATCGTAGAGGCAATGTATCAGGTGGGAAGGCAGCTTCCTCCATCGCTTCGGGAAACTGCGATGGGCGGCCTTGCAGCCACAAAGACCGGCAAGAAGATGGGCAGATGCCTGACAGAAAAAAACCTTCAGGCCGAAGCATAG
- a CDS encoding recombinase family protein — translation MGKIIRCAIYDRVSTDIQVQQGLSLDTQKELLTEYAKSHGYEIVDYYIDEGLTARKKLQNRKDFMRLLDDIKANKIDIVLVTKLDRWFRNVKDYHNTQAILEEHNCNWKTILEDYDTSTADGQLKINIMLAVAQNESDRTSERIKVVFEHKKRNQEHLNGPIPFGYKNVDKHLAKDEATKSITDDIFRYYFTCYSKRATIFYSLEKYGDRSPSKYQVDRMLTSEVYAGMRYGRPGYCEPYITPEQHEKILRICQSKTYPGTKVPYLFSQLVKCPHCGATMTGYTKRHTCKDGSRTEHKRYRCEKKLTKHTGPCISESVVEEYMLAHVYPELQHCIYEVKSLQQKAAKKKDSTYRIKAELDRLNILFQKGRITMEYYDEQYEKLEKTLEKERQDSKIITVESYRPIETKLNGNWRDVYERLDYSHKKTFWKSIIEEIYIDKDTHKICGFKFLL, via the coding sequence ATGGGAAAAATAATTCGATGCGCAATCTATGACCGCGTATCTACAGACATCCAGGTTCAGCAGGGACTGTCTCTTGATACGCAAAAGGAACTCTTGACCGAGTATGCGAAAAGCCATGGATATGAGATCGTCGATTACTACATTGATGAGGGGCTGACGGCCAGAAAGAAACTCCAGAATCGGAAAGACTTCATGCGGCTCCTAGATGATATCAAGGCCAATAAGATAGATATTGTTCTTGTAACGAAACTTGACAGGTGGTTCCGCAATGTGAAGGACTACCACAATACGCAGGCCATATTGGAAGAACATAACTGCAACTGGAAAACCATCTTAGAAGACTATGATACTTCAACCGCTGATGGCCAGTTGAAGATCAACATCATGCTGGCCGTGGCACAGAACGAGTCCGATCGGACATCCGAAAGAATCAAGGTAGTCTTCGAGCACAAGAAGCGAAACCAGGAGCACCTTAATGGACCAATTCCATTTGGGTATAAGAATGTAGATAAGCATCTGGCAAAAGACGAGGCTACCAAAAGCATAACCGATGATATCTTCCGGTATTACTTTACCTGCTACTCTAAGCGCGCCACGATTTTTTATTCGCTGGAAAAATATGGAGATCGGTCACCTTCCAAGTACCAGGTGGACCGCATGCTGACAAGCGAAGTGTATGCCGGAATGAGGTATGGTAGGCCTGGATATTGCGAGCCGTACATCACTCCCGAGCAGCACGAGAAGATACTCAGGATATGCCAGTCCAAGACCTATCCTGGCACCAAGGTGCCGTATTTGTTCAGCCAGCTCGTGAAATGCCCTCATTGCGGGGCTACTATGACCGGATATACGAAGCGTCATACCTGTAAAGACGGATCGCGTACAGAGCATAAGCGCTACAGATGCGAGAAGAAACTTACGAAGCATACCGGGCCTTGCATTTCAGAGTCCGTCGTGGAAGAATATATGCTTGCTCATGTATATCCGGAACTACAGCATTGCATATATGAAGTCAAGAGCCTGCAGCAGAAGGCCGCCAAGAAGAAGGACAGCACCTACAGGATCAAGGCCGAATTAGACCGCCTGAATATCCTATTCCAGAAGGGCCGCATAACCATGGAATACTATGATGAGCAATACGAGAAACTGGAAAAGACGTTGGAGAAGGAGCGTCAGGACTCAAAGATTATTACTGTTGAATCCTACCGCCCTATCGAAACGAAACTTAATGGAAACTGGCGCGACGTCTATGAAAGACTGGATTATTCCCATAAGAAGACATTCTGGAAGAGTATTATTGAGGAGATATACATAGATAAGGATACCCACAAGATCTGCGGGTTTAAATTTTTACTCTGA
- a CDS encoding GIY-YIG nuclease family protein, producing the protein MGLGDIFRINEFKAEIARLQQENQNLIQNNQNLQDSTDSMKKMLDELGGFDYFKVKEMTDALDKEAHEKQIRLKYEYSEKQRIAEADLQKKINDLDRMISDRDEKCKEVLNTLNTLRLEEASLNKKVKTQTNKLSRSKELVKAINYTFDKYLNYEPQQSILRFPDNELTDLEEISPSVILKLHCMDVKDLRKAYRENDKQIDSILKKYSSRYTTKANQAIYQLMVIALRAELQNILYNLKYEKLDNSIEDVKSVTKKYLKIAGDGNQSIAGTLTKFIGEIEYLFINAVKIEYNYYVKKEQARQEQLALREQMRQEAEERKALEAERKKVEQEESKYQSEIEKLKEQLSSANDIELAKLNDRILELQSQLADVVVKKEEISNLANGKAGNVYIISNLGSFGDNVFKIGMTRRLNPQDRVNELGDASVPFKFDVHSFIFSDDAVGLESKLHQILNNNRVNKVNMRKEFFYTTIDELEKLVTDIEPTAEFNKTMLAEEFRQSLSSDENYSISYMPEEDEEEE; encoded by the coding sequence ATGGGATTAGGGGATATTTTTAGAATTAACGAGTTCAAAGCCGAAATCGCGCGATTACAACAGGAAAATCAGAATTTGATTCAAAATAATCAAAACTTGCAGGATTCTACGGATAGTATGAAAAAAATGCTAGATGAATTGGGCGGATTTGATTATTTTAAAGTCAAAGAAATGACTGATGCATTAGACAAGGAGGCCCATGAAAAACAGATCCGACTCAAATATGAGTATTCTGAAAAGCAGAGAATTGCTGAGGCAGATCTGCAGAAAAAAATAAATGATTTGGACAGAATGATTTCAGATCGGGATGAAAAATGTAAAGAAGTTTTAAATACTTTGAATACTCTTCGTTTAGAAGAAGCGTCACTAAATAAAAAGGTTAAGACGCAGACAAATAAACTTAGCCGCTCGAAAGAACTCGTAAAGGCTATTAACTATACTTTTGATAAATATTTAAATTATGAGCCGCAACAAAGCATATTACGTTTCCCGGACAACGAATTGACTGATCTCGAAGAGATCAGCCCTTCCGTAATCTTAAAATTGCATTGCATGGACGTTAAGGACTTAAGAAAGGCATATAGGGAAAACGACAAGCAAATAGACTCTATTCTAAAAAAATATTCATCCAGATATACTACGAAAGCCAACCAAGCCATTTACCAGTTAATGGTAATTGCATTAAGGGCAGAGTTGCAAAATATTCTCTATAATTTAAAATACGAGAAATTAGATAATTCTATAGAAGATGTGAAATCCGTAACTAAGAAATATCTTAAAATAGCCGGCGATGGAAATCAAAGCATTGCTGGAACACTCACGAAATTTATAGGTGAAATAGAGTACCTGTTTATCAATGCTGTAAAAATCGAATATAATTATTATGTAAAGAAAGAGCAGGCTAGACAAGAACAATTGGCTCTACGCGAGCAAATGAGGCAAGAGGCAGAAGAGCGAAAGGCGTTAGAGGCAGAGCGTAAGAAAGTAGAACAAGAAGAATCGAAATATCAAAGCGAAATTGAAAAACTTAAAGAGCAACTGTCATCAGCAAATGATATTGAACTAGCAAAACTTAATGACCGCATCCTTGAATTACAGTCTCAACTTGCGGATGTTGTAGTAAAAAAAGAAGAAATATCCAACCTTGCTAATGGAAAAGCCGGAAATGTATATATAATCAGCAACCTTGGTTCATTTGGAGATAATGTGTTCAAGATAGGGATGACTCGACGCCTTAATCCCCAGGATCGAGTTAACGAATTAGGAGATGCTTCCGTTCCATTCAAATTTGATGTACATAGTTTTATCTTTTCTGATGATGCTGTAGGGCTTGAAAGCAAACTTCATCAAATTTTAAATAATAATCGCGTAAATAAAGTTAATATGAGAAAGGAGTTTTTCTACACCACAATTGACGAACTCGAAAAATTAGTAACTGATATAGAACCAACTGCTGAATTTAATAAAACCATGTTGGCAGAAGAATTCAGGCAATCCTTATCAAGTGACGAAAACTACTCAATTAGTTATATGCCAGAGGAAGATGAGGAAGAAGAATAA
- a CDS encoding helix-turn-helix transcriptional regulator: MYKKNLTVNQVSQMTGIPHTTIVDIKNGHSSPRMDTMEKIAKGLHIHITDLFDSEYK, encoded by the coding sequence ATGTATAAGAAAAATCTAACTGTAAACCAGGTATCTCAGATGACCGGCATTCCACATACGACCATAGTGGACATTAAGAACGGTCATTCTAGCCCTCGAATGGATACCATGGAAAAAATAGCCAAAGGCCTTCATATCCATATCACAGACCTTTTTGATTCAGAATATAAATAA
- a CDS encoding helix-turn-helix domain-containing protein yields MNERIQKIRKQLGLSQREFAKKIDIGASTLAMFETGDRKPKDIHINRICSEFGINEVWLRTGEGGDENMFTKVNEDDRFSLNLGKLSVTENQIARNMLNAIAEASPEKLQHIEEFMKACLGID; encoded by the coding sequence ATGAACGAACGAATCCAAAAAATAAGAAAGCAATTAGGATTAAGCCAGAGGGAATTCGCAAAAAAAATAGATATAGGTGCATCTACTCTTGCGATGTTTGAAACAGGTGATCGAAAACCCAAAGATATACATATTAATAGAATCTGCTCAGAATTTGGCATAAATGAAGTCTGGCTCCGTACCGGAGAAGGTGGAGACGAGAATATGTTCACTAAAGTAAATGAAGATGACAGATTCTCCCTTAATTTAGGAAAGTTAAGCGTCACAGAAAACCAGATTGCCCGCAACATGCTTAATGCAATAGCAGAGGCTTCCCCTGAAAAACTACAGCACATAGAGGAATTCATGAAAGCGTGCTTAGGCATCGATTAA
- a CDS encoding DUF2513 domain-containing protein: MKLNPDCMRDILLVMEDIPYDESLSFSKLSNELTSYNEDDLRYSCLKLYEAGFIEVLKRETNHGTLILKIRDITYTGHQFLADIRSDNVWSKTKGVLSKVGSNSVSTISQVASGILTLIIKSELGIT, translated from the coding sequence ATGAAACTTAACCCTGACTGTATGAGAGATATCCTTCTCGTAATGGAAGACATCCCGTATGACGAATCATTATCATTTTCCAAACTATCCAATGAACTTACTTCTTATAATGAAGATGACCTTCGCTACTCATGTCTAAAATTATATGAAGCCGGCTTTATTGAAGTTCTTAAGCGTGAAACAAATCACGGAACACTAATATTGAAAATAAGAGATATTACTTATACCGGACATCAATTTCTAGCAGATATCCGCTCTGATAATGTTTGGTCTAAGACCAAGGGCGTATTATCAAAAGTCGGTTCAAACTCTGTATCAACAATTTCACAGGTCGCCTCTGGCATTCTCACACTTATAATAAAAAGCGAACTTGGAATTACTTAA
- a CDS encoding siphovirus Gp157 family protein, translated as MNLYELTEQYDEVMSLLYDNETDEQTILDTLESIDGEIEDKADNYAKIIKNMLGEAEAVKREKDRLQARQQALENRAKWLKDTLQANLEFIGKTKFKTALFSFSISQNGGKQPLAITENIEEIPGKYLIAQKPVPNKDAIRELLQSREVEWAKLEPYGTHLNIR; from the coding sequence ATGAATCTTTACGAACTAACAGAACAATACGATGAGGTAATGAGCCTGCTCTATGATAACGAGACGGACGAGCAGACGATTCTGGACACGCTGGAATCCATTGACGGCGAGATCGAGGACAAGGCTGACAATTACGCAAAGATCATCAAAAACATGCTGGGCGAGGCGGAAGCGGTCAAGAGGGAGAAGGACAGGCTGCAGGCAAGACAGCAGGCGCTGGAGAATCGTGCGAAGTGGCTGAAGGATACCCTGCAGGCGAACCTGGAATTTATCGGAAAGACCAAGTTTAAAACAGCACTGTTCAGTTTTTCCATATCCCAGAATGGAGGAAAGCAGCCGCTTGCCATTACGGAGAACATCGAAGAGATCCCAGGAAAGTACCTGATAGCACAGAAGCCCGTGCCAAACAAGGATGCGATCCGCGAACTGCTGCAGAGCAGGGAAGTCGAGTGGGCCAAACTCGAGCCGTATGGCACGCATCTTAATATCAGGTGA
- a CDS encoding AAA family ATPase, whose product MAIPVLIIGKSGSGKSASMKRCVGKDFNLVRVLNKPLPFRGKINGWITDDYQIVYKALKSAPAKSVIIDDAGYLITNYFMKNHSTKGKGNDVFGLYNTLGDNFWGLIQYIINEMPADKIVYVIMHEDTDDYGNVKAKTIGKLLDEKICLEGMFTIVLRSVNNLTEHKFITQSDGGAISKSPEGMFEDLEIPNDLLYVDNRIREYYGIQNSKNQEREDETL is encoded by the coding sequence ATGGCAATACCAGTTCTAATTATAGGAAAATCCGGAAGCGGAAAATCCGCAAGCATGAAGCGTTGCGTTGGAAAAGACTTTAATCTGGTCCGCGTGCTGAATAAGCCGCTCCCTTTCAGGGGGAAGATCAATGGCTGGATAACGGATGACTATCAGATCGTGTATAAGGCACTGAAGTCGGCGCCGGCAAAGTCGGTTATTATTGACGATGCAGGCTATCTTATTACGAATTACTTTATGAAGAACCATAGCACAAAGGGGAAGGGAAATGATGTTTTCGGGCTCTATAATACCCTTGGAGACAATTTTTGGGGCCTGATCCAGTACATTATCAATGAGATGCCAGCGGATAAGATCGTCTATGTCATCATGCATGAGGATACGGACGACTACGGAAACGTGAAGGCAAAGACGATCGGGAAACTGCTGGACGAGAAGATATGCCTGGAAGGGATGTTTACGATTGTGCTAAGAAGTGTAAACAATCTTACAGAACATAAATTTATCACCCAGTCAGATGGCGGTGCGATCAGCAAGTCTCCGGAAGGGATGTTCGAGGATCTGGAGATACCCAATGATCTTCTTTATGTAGACAATAGAATCAGGGAGTATTACGGCATACAAAATTCAAAGAATCAAGAAAGAGAGGATGAGACATTATGA
- a CDS encoding CHC2 zinc finger domain-containing protein, protein MKNCHLCREDYEEVKQALSMKKVAEFYGLQTNRQGFCLCPFHADSHPSMKIYQHDKGYFCFTCHEGGDVVKFVGRLFGLTNEEACKKLIEDFSLPVKTEGLSYREKRERQERQERYRELQKFKAMAMAILKGYWMLLCEAANDFASPHFEEALQELSIVEYRMDCLEKCPEKYYADRKAVRRLGEIKRRIAGWNDGAYSR, encoded by the coding sequence ATGAAGAACTGCCATTTATGTAGGGAGGACTACGAGGAGGTAAAACAGGCATTAAGCATGAAAAAGGTGGCCGAATTTTACGGGCTCCAGACAAACCGGCAGGGGTTCTGCCTCTGCCCCTTTCATGCGGACAGCCATCCCAGCATGAAGATCTACCAGCATGACAAGGGATATTTCTGCTTTACCTGCCACGAAGGCGGCGATGTGGTGAAATTTGTGGGAAGGCTTTTCGGCCTGACCAATGAAGAGGCATGCAAGAAACTGATCGAGGACTTTTCCCTGCCTGTAAAGACGGAAGGGCTTTCCTACCGAGAGAAGAGGGAGCGTCAGGAGCGGCAGGAAAGATACAGGGAACTCCAGAAGTTCAAGGCGATGGCAATGGCGATCCTGAAGGGCTACTGGATGCTTCTCTGCGAGGCGGCGAACGATTTCGCGTCCCCGCATTTCGAGGAGGCGCTACAGGAACTGTCCATTGTGGAATACAGGATGGACTGCCTGGAGAAATGCCCGGAAAAGTACTACGCAGACAGGAAGGCGGTGAGAAGACTTGGAGAAATCAAAAGACGAATTGCTGGATGGAATGATGGAGCTTACTCCCGCTGA
- a CDS encoding DUF927 domain-containing protein encodes MEKSKDELLDGMMELTPADPFPDEVFYKIFEIEDIVERTRYIEGMKTRARQLKRISEFNSTLKAFFQDYAQKMKETGNKTAFTGQPVELECGQWRANDLGVTMQRFDNKGMPVIVNACTHPILPMEILKNVDTGDERIRLSYFKYGTWNQVTVGRDVCADNNSIVKVLSKIGIEVTTENAKSLVKYISDCVGYNPAKLSPKRSINRLGWAGNEFMPYAQDIVYDGDEEFDSIYHNIGQGGDYEIWKEHCGALRKNKIIRLAFAASAASVVISLVNALPFVFHIWSGESGTGKTVAIMAAMSIWGNPKMGGLVKTMDVTQYYLTKSAAFLHSIPFAGDELQTIKDRWTTNFDKLIYRVTEGIMRGQGKASGGVKETMTWSNSFLFTGEEPITKQNSRAGSKNRVIEIEVEENLIEDGNHTVSVLTANYGHAGKILVEYLQNTEAKKLREEYKRYFDAMCNLDTTEKQAMAMACILLADRILTEVIFTDEEPLRIKDIKTYLRSANEVDVAERSYQAVLNWIAKNPVRFQNPNGTDSLNKGEVWGRIDEDEEHQEKPPVAVINKDVLCEFLEKAGFDYAAVSKKWEAKDRIQRNSQGKYIHNTRVYGIKANYIKLNMEPGADEEGFMDIEEEQARLPFD; translated from the coding sequence TTGGAGAAATCAAAAGACGAATTGCTGGATGGAATGATGGAGCTTACTCCCGCTGACCCGTTCCCAGATGAAGTTTTTTATAAGATTTTTGAGATAGAGGATATCGTAGAGCGGACAAGGTATATCGAAGGGATGAAAACCAGAGCCAGGCAATTGAAGCGGATCAGCGAGTTTAACTCGACATTAAAGGCCTTCTTCCAAGACTATGCGCAGAAGATGAAGGAAACCGGAAATAAGACCGCCTTTACCGGCCAGCCGGTAGAATTGGAGTGCGGGCAGTGGAGGGCGAATGATCTGGGCGTAACCATGCAGCGTTTTGACAATAAGGGGATGCCGGTTATTGTCAATGCCTGCACGCATCCGATTCTGCCGATGGAGATTTTGAAAAATGTCGATACTGGGGATGAGCGGATCCGCCTGTCCTATTTTAAGTATGGGACATGGAACCAGGTTACGGTTGGACGTGATGTGTGCGCAGATAACAACTCCATTGTAAAGGTATTGAGCAAGATCGGTATCGAGGTTACCACGGAGAATGCCAAGAGCCTTGTGAAGTATATCAGTGACTGTGTGGGATATAATCCAGCAAAATTAAGCCCTAAACGGTCAATTAACCGGCTTGGCTGGGCTGGCAATGAGTTCATGCCCTATGCTCAGGATATTGTCTATGATGGCGATGAAGAGTTTGATTCTATTTATCATAACATTGGACAGGGTGGAGATTATGAGATTTGGAAAGAGCATTGCGGCGCCTTAAGAAAAAACAAGATTATCCGTCTTGCATTCGCGGCCAGTGCAGCCAGCGTGGTGATAAGCCTGGTGAATGCCCTGCCATTTGTTTTTCACATTTGGAGCGGGGAATCTGGCACGGGAAAAACCGTGGCTATCATGGCGGCTATGTCCATCTGGGGCAATCCCAAGATGGGCGGGCTGGTCAAGACCATGGACGTCACCCAGTACTATCTGACGAAGTCAGCGGCGTTCCTGCACTCAATCCCATTTGCTGGAGACGAGCTGCAGACCATCAAGGATCGCTGGACAACCAACTTTGACAAGCTGATCTACAGGGTAACGGAAGGAATCATGCGCGGGCAGGGAAAAGCGTCTGGCGGCGTAAAGGAGACCATGACATGGAGCAACAGCTTCCTGTTTACGGGCGAGGAGCCCATCACGAAGCAGAACAGCCGGGCAGGATCAAAGAACCGGGTAATAGAGATTGAAGTAGAAGAAAATCTGATCGAGGATGGAAATCATACCGTATCTGTCCTTACAGCGAATTACGGCCATGCCGGAAAAATTCTGGTAGAGTACCTGCAGAATACGGAGGCGAAGAAACTCAGGGAGGAGTATAAGCGTTATTTTGACGCCATGTGCAACCTGGATACGACGGAAAAGCAGGCGATGGCGATGGCGTGCATCCTTCTGGCAGATCGAATTCTGACAGAAGTGATTTTTACCGATGAGGAGCCGTTAAGGATCAAGGATATTAAAACATACCTGCGAAGCGCAAATGAAGTGGATGTAGCGGAACGGTCCTATCAGGCAGTGCTGAACTGGATTGCCAAGAACCCGGTGCGGTTCCAGAACCCGAATGGGACAGACTCCCTGAATAAGGGAGAGGTCTGGGGCAGGATCGATGAGGATGAGGAGCATCAGGAAAAGCCTCCAGTAGCCGTGATCAATAAGGATGTGCTGTGCGAGTTTCTGGAAAAGGCGGGATTCGATTATGCGGCTGTCAGCAAGAAATGGGAGGCAAAGGACCGGATCCAGCGCAACTCGCAGGGGAAATACATCCACAATACAAGGGTGTATGGAATCAAGGCAAACTATATCAAGCTGAATATGGAGCCAGGAGCAGATGAGGAAGGCTTCATGGATATCGAGGAGGAGCAGGCGAGGCTTCCATTCGACTAA
- a CDS encoding DEAD/DEAH box helicase: MQVTISNEIYIRDPSPEVVQWARENLIIPNPEYAKKQRMGLWTGSTEKQLHLFYVDGDKIALPCGTGKQIRKLLSGAEFHQDLADNGELEFPGSVPLYEYQEEAVSAMKKAGCGILQSPCGSGKTQMGIALAARLQRKTLWLTHTQDLLCQSYDRAREYFPDEILGKITDGKVHIGSHLTFATVQTLSKQDLTKYKYAWDAVIVDECHRVSGTPASMKMFYRVISSLASRYKYGLSATVHRADGLIKSTFAALGDVQYQVPDEVVAEKTMQVNVLRRDTGIKVSRVCLDTDGTLVYSKLINYLTGSQDRCLVIAEDLKSNRDHFNLILSDRLEHLHSLQNMLPEDLRRQSVMIDGKMTSKKAKAEREQAIEDMRSGKKHFLLATYSLAKEGLDIPRLDRLYLTTPKKDYAVVTQSIGRIARTFEGKDQPVCYDYVDQIGFCENQYKRRKTSYRKARCRIIE, encoded by the coding sequence ATGCAGGTAACAATCAGCAATGAGATATATATCCGCGACCCATCCCCTGAAGTTGTTCAATGGGCCCGGGAAAATCTGATCATCCCAAATCCCGAGTATGCGAAGAAGCAGCGCATGGGACTATGGACCGGAAGCACTGAGAAGCAGCTGCACCTGTTTTATGTGGATGGCGACAAGATCGCCCTTCCATGCGGAACGGGGAAGCAGATCCGGAAACTTCTGTCCGGAGCAGAATTTCATCAGGACCTGGCTGACAATGGAGAATTGGAGTTTCCTGGAAGCGTGCCGCTGTATGAATATCAGGAGGAGGCGGTAAGCGCCATGAAAAAGGCTGGATGCGGGATACTGCAAAGCCCGTGCGGATCCGGCAAGACACAGATGGGCATCGCGCTGGCGGCAAGGCTGCAGCGGAAGACATTGTGGCTGACGCACACGCAGGATCTGCTGTGCCAGTCCTATGACAGGGCGAGGGAATACTTTCCGGACGAAATCCTGGGGAAGATAACAGACGGAAAAGTTCACATTGGCAGCCACCTGACATTCGCTACCGTGCAGACCCTCAGCAAGCAGGATCTGACGAAATACAAGTACGCTTGGGATGCAGTGATCGTTGACGAGTGCCACCGGGTGTCCGGGACGCCGGCAAGCATGAAGATGTTTTACCGGGTGATCAGCAGCCTGGCATCCAGATATAAGTACGGCCTGAGTGCCACGGTGCATCGCGCGGACGGGCTGATCAAGAGCACGTTTGCAGCGCTTGGCGATGTGCAGTATCAGGTGCCGGATGAGGTGGTCGCAGAAAAGACCATGCAGGTCAATGTCCTGCGGCGCGATACTGGGATCAAGGTCAGCAGGGTGTGTCTGGATACGGACGGGACGCTGGTATACAGCAAGCTGATCAATTACCTGACAGGAAGCCAGGATAGATGCCTCGTGATCGCAGAGGACCTGAAATCAAACCGGGATCATTTCAACCTGATCCTATCTGACCGTCTGGAGCACCTACATAGCCTGCAGAACATGCTTCCGGAGGACCTGCGGAGGCAAAGCGTGATGATTGATGGGAAAATGACGAGCAAGAAAGCAAAAGCGGAACGGGAGCAGGCCATAGAAGACATGCGATCCGGGAAGAAGCACTTCCTGCTCGCCACCTACAGCCTGGCAAAGGAGGGGCTGGATATTCCAAGGCTGGACCGCCTGTACCTCACTACCCCTAAGAAAGACTATGCGGTGGTGACGCAGAGCATCGGCCGGATCGCCAGGACATTTGAAGGGAAGGATCAGCCAGTCTGCTATGATTACGTGGACCAGATTGGATTTTGCGAGAATCAATATAAGAGGCGTAAAACCAGTTATAGGAAAGCGAGGTGCAGGATTATTGAATGA